The genomic stretch TATGTATCCATTTGTTATGGATATATACCAGTATGCATCATCACTAAAACTGTGTaatcattattcatatttcattcatactgtatgttgggAGTAACTTTCCCAGTAGTTAAGGAGGGATACATTGtgctgtgtgtactgtatgcagTGTAAACGCACATTGAAGTTTGATATTTATCCTGACACAGTAATAATGccattttattaactttttttttccctcctttgcTTGGATTTGTTTGACACAGCGTACCAAACCTGCAGGTtcctgtgttgtgtgtatttgcACAACGCATTAAGCGGATGTACAGTATTCTTTCACAAGCTAAACTTGTTCAGATCAGACATGGAAACTGAAGTGATGGTGCGTTTTGTATTCGAGAGTCTCAGGTTCATGTTGCACTCAAGACGGCAATACAATGCATTGCATATAGAGGACGGTTACGGGGAATGCCCTACTTCAACGTCcatgttttattgaattttctTCTAATGCCAGTGTGATATGTCAAACAgtgttttttcgacatactgagGGGGACGATAACTTGAATCTCAGGATTACAGGTAGTTTTGGTCATCGATTAAACCTTAACTTAAAGTGAGCTGGATGCTCGACTAATTCATGTTGATTTTGAATTCTCTTGCGTTTCATTAACTCTACACTCAATCCCTTTGTGTATCTAACTGGACAAAGCTTTATAGTGTTTGGCTAGAATACTCTCATTGTGTGACAGTGAAACCCCCCAGGAGTATGTTGTGCTGTctataatgaaattaatgctGTTTTCCTTCTCATGCTGAAATAAAGGTGATTCATTTGGACTGGTGTTTTTAATCATAATacatgattattatttattttgggcACAAACCTTGACGTGAAGATGTTTCAAACTAAAAGATCCTAGATTTATCCATGAAGCTTTCACACATTTGGCAGCACTGCATCACTGCAGCACTGCATCACCAATAGCTGTGGGTCGGGGTGGGGCATTTtgaggaggaaaacaaataCAGGACGGTCCTTCATCATTAATCCTTTAAGGCATTAGCATATTCGTTTTGCCCTGATCGGGTCCCAAACTCACAACCTCAGACACCAATGGCAAGTCACGATCAAACAAAATTCTGAGAATTTGCGCTCAATAAGTGACAAAGTGATGTTTAAAAAGGCTTCTTTTCCATTGACTGCAATGGTGAGTGTCCACACTAATGTCTCCGTCCAGTGACATGACACGAGTTCACAAATTTCCAACAGTTGAAATTTATTGCTGACAATTTGAGAATTGAAGTGACTCATATATCTCAGCTGGAATGTCTCAGTTTGAGTTTGAACCCGTCAGCAGCTGCTGATGGAACTCACACTGATGTTTTGGGAACACTTGATTGTCTATTAGATTATCCCCATGGTTTATAATCCTTTTTGTAGAAACAGAAAGGTTGTCTGCAACAAAGGTTCTCAGCTGGACTCTAACCTGAGACGTTGCAGTTATGTGACATGTATACAGAGTATATCCACCTCTTTTACTGGCGGTTTATAGTATGCCATTGCCATTGTAATATATAGGAGAGtatacccacttcctcctctgtaACCTTCCCATCTCTACCTAGTAGTACACCCACATTATCAACGACCACTATGCCACTGAGCCTACTACTGGCCGCAGTATTGATTAAGAGGATCATGACATGGCCATTCCACATTAAATACAGTTGCTTTGTCATTTCAGGAAGCTACGTTAACTAAATGTATTCAGTCATGTTGGGCCAGGCGCTGTTTTAGTGCCACAGCGATCCCCTCATGTCAccttaaattaaaaattaaaaattctgTTCCATTCAGGTAAAACTAAAATGATGAAATTCCGGATATGATGCAGTGATGATGTCGTGAGACCTTTCCTCCTTTCACCCtccttgttgcagtgtatgtgaaggACATCAGCTGTTAGGAAGTAAACACGGAACCAAGTTGTTGccatagcaacgcaattccgttgcaatgtCCAGACAAAGGGTAAATACAGCCAGACaatacgaggaaaataaagctgttgttttttaaacatcacagcatgtaaacatgttctagtagaaacatgaaatacaagaaggaacctgaaaatgagcacgatatatGATAtagatatgggacctttaaaaaaatattggtgAAAGAATGTCCAAAGAAAATCACTTTGAAAGTAATGCTAATAGATTTATTCAAAAGTATAAATGTAGGCTAATTTATTCGGTATTCCTTCACAATTCAATGTAATCTAATACAATAGCTCTGCAAAAAAGTACTTTCTAGACTTTGTTGGCAGTAGTTAAGTGGTGTTTTGGATTGCATTATATTTGTATCTAAAtgatgaacaaaatgtgtataactatttttaatatattaatgtCTAGACAGAGTCAAAGCACTATCTGTAAATTCTATTTCTTTagtgatgtactgtatatgaaacAAGAGGCTTTTCCCAGACCATAgctttattatagatgtacagtatatctctTCTATGTGACACATTGACGCAACTGTTTGATCCACAACAATGTACAAATGTAATGACGGTGCAGGTTTCTCTCTCGTAATGTAAAGGGTTAAAAGAAAGACGAAGAGTTCAGTCGTTAGTGTTCAGCTTTTAACTTTCCACTGCAGACACACCTGTACACTGTCCCAACACTAAAACTCAAAGGTAAACATGTAGTCTGGTGATGTCACACCTGTTAGGACTGACGGCGCTGAGAATTGTGGGGCAACTTCAAGCACTCATGACATCACAACCAAAGCatacagaagaaaaggattAACAACATGAGGTTCATTTAATCCTGAATAAAacatacaatcatttatttctctGCACTTGAATTCTGTTATCACTATCACGTTATATTTTATGGGGATCAACAGAGAACCAACATGTGAAATGATGAGCCTTTGCTGCCCAAATGGCCACAATGGACATCTGACCGGAGAGCTGACTAAACACACTGGAACATCCTCTTGTGTGTGGATTCACTTTGGCAGAGGAACAGAGCGGGTGATCGTCCGTCTTATTCGCTGCAGGGCTGGCCAGGTAGGTCCGTACCGATCCGTCCAGAACCATTGTAGGCCTCATCCGACACCCAACACTCCTCAACCGCCTGTCCCTTTATAATGTGGCTGTGCTGGCTTCACGCTGTCCTCCCGTCTGCCCTCTGATCTCTACTGATGATTCTCAGTTCCAGGATGACCTTTTACcttaaaaagaaggaaaaaaggttgtaaaatgtgtaacttttttaaattcagTTCAGAGTTTCTACACATTttccatactgcgtaggaaccctgtAAATTGAGCTGGCAAGGCAGTCCCAGTTTGAAAAACGACGACATATAAAACAGACATTTAGGACATCCCAGACTGGTGAGACATCCAGCTGATGGCAGGGGTGCATGCATCAGTGTTTTTATGCGACAGCCACAAACCAGAAaagttttccaaaaaaaaaaaaagggggttgCATAATGCATCACATCTATTTGTGAAGAACAGGAAaaagtatttcttttttttttttacctggttTGTGGCTGTCAGGAAGAACTaaacaatttctttaatttGGAGAAGAAGCCCCCCTCTTGTTTCAACTCTCCTTCCTTCTCGTCATGCTCGCTTTGCCCTGCCTCAGCCCGCTTACCACTGCTGCCCCCACCTGGACAGAGATCAACACTGCATCAGCCGGGCTTGTGACTCAATACTACTACTCCCTTTCCTAAAACCTCCATTTCAGAGGATTAGAGATATACACAGGACAACACAGGAGAACGGGGATGGGTAGTAGAAACGTAAGAGTGAGTGTGTTTGTCCTCTCACCTGTGGTGGTGGTAGTGACGCCGTTCACCGTCCCCTCCACCTCCGTCTCGTCCTCAGCGTAGCTCGCTAGCAGagctctttgtctgtctgtcagtgtcCTACACAAGAAAACAATGTGTTATCCCATTTCTTAAAGACTACAGCAAAAAGATGAATAACGTGCGTTTGTCTGTGGAGTCTTACTTgggtacttttattttgacatggaCATAATGGTCTCCGTAGCCGTAGCCGGTGATACGAGCGATTCCCTTCCCCGACAGACGAATCTTCTGTTCCGTCTGGATGCCTGCAGGGATCTGAAGACgaggaaataaaaaaactgttatttatttacactgcATGTGTTTGAAATGTTTCACCATTAGAGGAGAAACCTGAGAATGTGCTACTTACTGATAAGTTCAGTGTTTCATAGAGGCCCTGTGCCTTGGCCGTGCCGCCCAGGATAGCTTGCGCCACGGAGACAAAAAGGTCAGAGTGGACGTCTGCACCTTCCCTCCTGAACACGGGACTTTTTTGGACCTGGACACACCACAACCAATAACACACGTGGTGTCAAAACATCAGTCTCTAGAAGCGGTAGACCGCAGGGTGTCTAAACTGTGTTAACTCAAAGTCAAAGAGCTCAGACAGCTCAGTGTCTCTTACAAGTCCACACACCTACAGCACATTGTACAAGGCAATCCCATTATAGCGGCTCTGACATGAACATGCACTTCACGGAGAGCTAATTCATTTGTAGCCTGGGTTTGTTGACGAAGACACTCACCCTAAACGTGATGAAGACCTCCTTCTTTCCAACTGGCATTCTGACTGTCTGACCATCCTCCACTCCTTGAAGCAAAAACAAACTAGTTAGGTTGGATTTCAGGTGGAGTATAACTCCAAGTAAAAGttctacttttactttcttTATGCCCGTTATGATTTGTGAAGAACCCAAACTAACAGATTTAACTACAGTCAAGGCTCAAACTATTGAATTACTTTCTAGCATGCCTTCATTATGTGTTATGTGAGTGAATATTTCACAGTtacttggcaagaaagcaaaataAAAGTTCAAGGTTCAAAATGCGGGAAGTGCAatgatttatttccattttttccaATTCTGGCATAATGAAGCTACTTTTGATAAAACTACAGCTGCAATGATTGGGGATTTAAAAAATCATGCCAGAAAAAAAGTACGACAGGCATTCAAATGAATTATGCTCAGCAGCGTAGTtgtatttttaagacattttcttATGAATATTGCAGACACTAAAAGCCTACAACATCTAGGAAGTCAGGAAAatgtgcagcagagcagacagtaGCTGCTTCCGACTATGGCTAATACGCTGCTGGGTGACTTTTCAATGAAAGGTGACTGGAGAGGTTTCGATACTACTTGGTGCCGGGTTATTTCAGTCGATACTGTGAGAGAAAATAACATTTCCCTTTGTATTAGCATTTGTGTACTCAGATTTATCCGAATGTTTTGGGAAAGTACAGACTGTCCTAGTTGAGATATATTTGTTATCATATTTGCATCCGCACTCTTTCAAAACATTATAATCACCAGTAACTCTTTTAATGAATCTTCCACTTAGAGGCAGGGCGGAAGGTTTGGGTCACAAAGGGGAGTGAAGGCTAAATCAAGATAAGGTTTGGGTCACAAAGAGGGGGGAAGGCTGAACcaagattataaagaatgatGTAGTGAGGGAGCTCTCGGTCTTTGAACACTGACTTGTCTGCTGTATGGACCCAAATGCATTTGCTTAATAAATAGTAATTGCTTCTCAACTGAATGATCAGAGACTTATTAAATAGTTTCTCCAACAATACCTTACCATCAAAGTTAAGGATATTTTTCACTCAGAAATCCACTTGCCCTAAGTCGATTTTTactaattgttttatttattagtggttatcaaataacaacaaagactaacATTAACTGTCATGTTTAATCTAATGCTCGCTTgcacttcagctcataaactttgtctttacccgATGCCATTTTCTCACAAGTGCCTGATcggtactgcgcatgtgcaactTTCaagagagatgagaaggaagcaagatggctcactccttagctacttccatcatcagctccggaaaaaacaaagtgtttcattatttttttacttcttgCTAAATCGGACAAGTGAGTTGCCGGATTTACTAGCCCGACGAGACATTTTACTTGCCCCAGGCAAGCGGGcgatccttattgttgagccctccTTAAAAGACATTGAGTACCGACACCCAGCCCTACTTTCCATACTCATTAGAGATAAGATCAAATATGCTTGAggtgtttacagtgtgtgtaaCCAGTAGAGCAGACCGTTAAGTGAGACTGACCTGCAGGCACAGGAACCATCACAGTCTTCCTCTGCTTGGTCTGACCCGTCCCCCGACAGGAGTTACAGGGGGTGGAAATGACCGAGCCTGTGCCGCCACAGCGACGACACGTGGAGCGCATCACAAACGGACCTGTGTTTACCGTCTCCTACAGGGTGTGGACAATACGTGTGTTTAGtaaatacaacaacacaaacacactttgaagAAGGAAGGCAGCGCGTCAGAGCTCTTACCATGCCGGAGCCGTTGCAGTGGTGGCAGTGCTGCACTTTGGTGCCCGGCTCGTGGCCCTTACCATCGCAGCGCTGGCAGGCTGCGTCCATGTTAACGGAGAACTCTTTGTTGACTCCCTTTGC from Sebastes fasciatus isolate fSebFas1 chromosome 13, fSebFas1.pri, whole genome shotgun sequence encodes the following:
- the dnaja3a gene encoding dnaJ heat shock protein family (Hsp40) member A3a isoform X2; translated protein: MMASSAARCSSRWITVIVSSGHRRAAGAAVSAAGHGGVRSISTLGAEKLCWGGNLMCVGAGKAVTLRGLSGIKSPHAAGTHSFHTSAPASSKQDFYQILGVPRTATQKEIKKAYYQMAKKYHPDTNKEDPQAKEKFAQLAEAYEILSDEGKRKQYDTYGSTGFDAGQAGRGQSYWSGQASSVDPEELFRKIFGEFSGGRGFGDFNAIFEQPQEYFMELTFTQAAKGVNKEFSVNMDAACQRCDGKGHEPGTKVQHCHHCNGSGMETVNTGPFVMRSTCRRCGGTGSVISTPCNSCRGTGQTKQRKTVMVPVPAGVEDGQTVRMPVGKKEVFITFRVQKSPVFRREGADVHSDLFVSVAQAILGGTAKAQGLYETLNLSIPAGIQTEQKIRLSGKGIARITGYGYGDHYVHVKIKVPKTLTDRQRALLASYAEDETEVEGTVNGVTTTTTGKRSSWN
- the dnaja3a gene encoding dnaJ heat shock protein family (Hsp40) member A3a isoform X1, producing MMASSAARCSSRWITVIVSSGHRRAAGAAVSAAGHGGVRSISTLGAEKLCWGGNLMCVGAGKAVTLRGLSGIKSPHAAGTHSFHTSAPASSKQDFYQILGVPRTATQKEIKKAYYQMAKKYHPDTNKEDPQAKEKFAQLAEAYEILSDEGKRKQYDTYGSTGFDAGQAGRGQSYWSGQASSVDPEELFRKIFGEFSGGRGFGDFNAIFEQPQEYFMELTFTQAAKGVNKEFSVNMDAACQRCDGKGHEPGTKVQHCHHCNGSGMETVNTGPFVMRSTCRRCGGTGSVISTPCNSCRGTGQTKQRKTVMVPVPAGVEDGQTVRMPVGKKEVFITFRVQKSPVFRREGADVHSDLFVSVAQAILGGTAKAQGLYETLNLSIPAGIQTEQKIRLSGKGIARITGYGYGDHYVHVKIKVPKTLTDRQRALLASYAEDETEVEGTVNGVTTTTTGGGSSGKRAEAGQSEHDEKEGELKQEGGFFSKLKKLFSSS